In Dasypus novemcinctus isolate mDasNov1 chromosome 8, mDasNov1.1.hap2, whole genome shotgun sequence, the genomic stretch GGTCCAAAAGGTGTGATCAATGACTGGCGCCGTTTCAAGCAGTTGGAGACAGAGCAAAGGGAAGAGCAATGCCGGGAGATGGAAAGGCTGATCAAGAAGCTCTCCATGAATTGCAGGTCCCATCTGGATGAAGAGGAAGAGCAACAGAAAGAGAAGGACCTCCAAGAGAAGATCAGTGGGAAGGTAATTAACAGCACCCAGGATTTTCTCAGAAGCTGCCCTGGCTACTGGAACTTGGATTATATTCACGAGCTAGAGAATGTTTGATCTGAGCTCCGAGAAGCCGTGCATGCACTGCTGGGAAAAGTATAGAGTCATGTCATAACTCAGACACACTTGAGTTTAATCTCAGTTCTGTCACTAAGTCAGGTTTTTCATTGTTGAAAAGAGGTCAGTATCCCTCTCTCATGGGCCCACATAGGTAAAATGCCTCTCACAGTGCCTGGCCGTTTGaatgtgctcagtaaatgttagtttcctttcctttagGGATGACTTATCTTGGGCTGGAAACTTGTAATGATCCTTTGAAGGTGGTAATATTatcccccttttacagatgaagaaatcagTGTTAGAGAGGGGAGGTGATTTACTCAGGTTCCCACATTTAGTGCGAAGTGGTGCTAGGATCCTAACCCAGATTTTCCTGCCCTTTCTACGATATTCCTCCATTTCACATGAAGCCTGTTCATGAGAATTTATTCCAGTGAGGCAACACAATAGAAGCAGGCAGACACTGGAAAATGTCCCCGACTCCCTTCtttaccttctcaaaattaaaaggaacccctatttcccccacccccatcccctctGACCATAAGTGAATGACTAGGAGTGCCTGAGGTCATTTAACTCTGGCCCAAAGCAGCTATTGACTGAAAATAGCAGCCAGGATCTGGCAGCAGATTAGAGGATTGAGTGAGACATTAGCCTTGACCAGCCTTGACCAGCCTTGACCTGGAGGCTGATTTCTGGCTTTAGACTTAAGCAAAGACCTTTTAATAGGTCAGACCTTTTATTAGGTTAGAAAGAACCACTCTGATTAGCTGAGGGAGAGTGGAGAGCTATGAGACTGGAAGAAAATTGGGAATGATAAGGAAAACAGTAAACTCAGAATGGTGCTTCTTATAATACAGAaacatctcttctattctagtcTCCTTCACTCCTCACACCCCAGTCTATGCAGGGTCAGGTAGAGCTGGGGGTTTATTACAGGAGCCAGAGATGACTTGCTGCACCAGGGCAAGAGATGTAAGAAGTTTTGTAACTTAAGCTAGCTGCAGGGCAGTGTGACCACTACTAACAGCTAACAGCTGCTGCTTTATACTGAGGCGAAAGACCAGAATGAAGCAAAATGTCACAAGGGTAAGCCTTGAGAAAGGCTATCCTTGTTTTGCCAAGTTATCTGCAGTAGAAGAGAACTGAATGTCAGAAATAGAGAAGTTGTTAAGTAAAGAATGGCTCATtgtataaagttttattttaaaaatttggaatatgaGGAAATATTTATGATATGATAATGTTAAGTGGCAAAAGCAAAAAGCAGGTCACAACTTAAGTGGTACACTCATGATGCTGATATGATTAAAGCAAAAACAATGTCGGCATCATGTGGCTGGTAATAatatcaaaaaggaaaataaatttttagaaaatgtgtGTGACTATGAATGagtattttgtttgtatataagCATTGGGTGTGGGGCAGGGATTATGAGTgtgctttttaaagtttttaaatgttttattgtctttttaacaACCAAAAAGTGGATAAAATCACTTAGTCCCTTGTCACAACTGACAGAAAAAAGCCCATAAAGTGATGCTATCTGATGTTATCTATTGGATTGAGAGGCAGTGATACCGTAGTtaaattggaatttttaaaaatctgtttaatcTTGATCTTTTATTTACTACCTGGGTGAACTTGTGCATATAACATCAAGTCTGGGaacctcatttgtaaatagggagTAATAAAGGTCGTTTCCTGATGAAATTATCTTAAGAATTCAATGAGGTATATTGTATAGTAAGCACTTAGCGTGGTGGCTCATATGCAATAAGCACTCAGTATATGTTGGCTATTATTGCAATTGTTTTATTCCACGTCTCCTATGCTTGTTGGTCCTCTGGCAGATGACCCTTCAGGAGTTTGCTCTTATGAATAAAGACAGAGATGATGAAGACTTTCTGCAGCAGTACCGGAAGCAGAGAATGGAAGAGATGCGGCAGCAGCTTCACAAAGGTCCCGAATTCAAGCAGGTTTTTGAGATCCACAGTGGAGAAGGGTTTTTAGACATGATTGATAAAGAACAGAAAAGCACTCTCATCATGGTGCACATATATGAGGATGGCATTCCGGGGACGGAAGCCATGAATGGTTGCATGATCTGTCTTGCCACGGAGTACCCAGCTGTCAAATTCTGCCGGGTGAAGAGTTCAGTTATTGGGGCCAGCACTCGGTTCACCAGGAGTGCCCTTCCTGCCCTATTGATCTACAAGGGGGGTGAGTTGATTGGCAATTTTGTTCGTGTAACAGACCAGCTGGGAGAAGATTTCTTTGCTGTGGACCTTGAAGCTTTTCTACAAGAATTTGGATTACTCCCAGAAAAGGAAGTCTTGGTACTGACATCTGTACGTAACTCTGCTGCTTGTCACAGTGAGGACAGCGATCTGGAAATAGATTGACAGTTTAGTTGCAGGTTTCTCCTTGTTTGGGTTGGAAGACATGTCcaggaattttcttttatttcttgtgtcTTCAGGCTTTTcagctgttttgtttgtttgttttttcttttctttttatttttccagctGTTCTTTGTAGTCACTTTTATTATGTATAAAGCCAGGAAATTCTTAGATTAAATCAGAGTGCTGAATCACCTTGTCACTAGCAATAAAGTGACTTAAAATCGTGTAAACAGGAAGCCAGGCTTTTGAACTGTTTGCTTAAGATTCTCTATATGACCTGTTATTGTTTCCAGTCAGTATTTATGTAACATCCTTAAGACAGTGTCCTGGCAATTGTCTTTAGATGATCTCAGAggtctctgccatgtctgagTATAATTCTGTAGTTATTACATTATTTGCAATGTAAATATTACATTTCCTTAATCACATGATTGCAAAGTATACTTGTTATCAGATCCATAAGCCCTGTGAGGcaattcattttttcccctagaCCCTGATCTCTACCCAGGTCTTGCTTAGAGAGTCCAGATGATGTGTGTTTGTCCCATTAAGAGGAGTGACCTCTACTGCTGGTGTCCTATCATGCTCAAGCATTGTTAAGTCTGGAATAGGAAGGATCAGTGCTGACTGCCTTCTTGATGCTTCAAGACTTTTAGAGCTAGGGTAGAGCTGGAATGCCCTTTTGAAGGAGGATCTTTCAATAAGATAACTCCTGCTTGTCTCtttctctatcttttttatttaataaggTAACTTTTCTGTTGAATATAGGTAAAACGATTTTTTGGCATATTGGAAAAGTAATTTATGTTCATTGGAGGAAAATTTACCAAaatatagaaggaaaaataacaaaattaggaTAGTTTCTAATTTTTACCACCTAGAGTAAAACACTATTAATATTTTGGTAGATTTTCCTACAGTGTTTTCATGTATATATagattggttttgttttgttttttctgcaCAAAGCAATGGGAACATTTTGGacatactgttttataatatgtTCAGCAAACTtctaaaaatgttattaaatactcttaaacatttttaatggctATTGATATTCTATTATGTACTGTAATTCATTTGGTGGTTTTCTCTTAAACAGCAAAGgcttttttaattacaaaattaatgtctattatagaaaatgtaaataaaaattgctAAACTGAAAAAAGCCTTATAATTCCACCAACCAAAAATAAtcccttttataatttttacagGTATTTTCCTACTCTTTTTTCTGGGTGTCATTTTAgtttttgctcttgttttttcttttaaaattgtaatcTGGAATTAAGTAATTTGCGTTAAAATTCACAGTTTCAATTTTCATGGATATTCAGAACCTGACTAATAAGCAAAGTTCTGCAGAGAAATTCTGAAAATATCTGTTGTAGTTagctaacaaaaagaaatacttggtttttctgattaaaaagcattatatacatatagaaaataagaatttaCAGAAATTTATTAGAAGTAAAGATAATATTGTTAATgttatagttttttttctttctggtcttttttcagtgttttttaaaataaaagttgagAGCTTACTAAATTTAGTTATGTtctgcttttatttaacattgtatcaTAAGTATTTTGTCATgttataaaaattctaaataaacagTATTCAGTGGCTTCATCATATTCCATCTTttggatataccataatttaatcatttcTTTAATGTTGGATATTTAGGTACCTAGATTTTTGTAAAAAATGTAGTTGCAGTTAAATCTTTGTATTTTGGGCCATATTTTGGTTTTCTTGTATGATATCTAGAGGAGGAAGTATTGGTCAAATGGacataagcattttaaaaatagtgtttaTAAACTTCTGTTCTCATtgaaaatgaaagtattttatgCACTCACACACAAAACCCTGACTTTGCCTTTCAGGAACAGAAATTCTagaataaagtgaaaagacatgTGATAGGGAAATCCTAGAATTTTAAATCCCTAATTTAAGTGTAGTGGAAACAGCATGGGCTTTGGGGTCAGAGAGATCCCGATTCAATCAGAGTCTGATTCAGTTCAAATCCTGTGTGTCGCTTACCTATGGGTGTAGCTTCTGGTGAGGCACCTACCCTTTCTGAGGTTAGTTTCCTCATGTTTACAATGGgaacaaaaataattttcctgAGGTTCTTC encodes the following:
- the PDCL gene encoding phosducin-like protein — its product is MTTLDDKLLGEKLQYYYSSSEDEDSDPEDKNRGRSALAGSSIPAEAELSGEGISVNTGPKGVINDWRRFKQLETEQREEQCREMERLIKKLSMNCRSHLDEEEEQQKEKDLQEKISGKMTLQEFALMNKDRDDEDFLQQYRKQRMEEMRQQLHKGPEFKQVFEIHSGEGFLDMIDKEQKSTLIMVHIYEDGIPGTEAMNGCMICLATEYPAVKFCRVKSSVIGASTRFTRSALPALLIYKGGELIGNFVRVTDQLGEDFFAVDLEAFLQEFGLLPEKEVLVLTSVRNSAACHSEDSDLEID